The genomic segment GACAACGAGCTACTAGTGGGCAAATGTCTGGCTGCTTTCCTTCCCTCGATAATTGCCACCTACATAGGATCCGCCGGTTTCGTAATTCTTGTTGGCATAGAGACCTATAATCGGTTTGGCGTGATTCTATTTCCTAACTGGGAGTGGGCAGTTATCATGGCATTTGCCGCCCCTCTAGCCTGCATCCTTAGTGTCGAAATGAACGTAATTATATCTTCAAGGGTCAACGATGTGCGAGCTGCACAACAATTAGGTGGGATCGCGGTTCTTCCAATAATATTGATCTACTTCTTAGCACAATTAGGGATTGCTGAGATAAACGTATTCTACATGCTTGTCGTATCAAGTATACTTTTTGTCGCGGATTTGGCTTTATACTATATAAGTAGAAAGGTCTTCCAGAGGGAAGAGATACTCACGAAGTGGAAATAATAATTATACCCCTAGCGATCTTCTTTTCTATCCATTTTTAGAAGACAAAACCGAGAATTTAAACCGAGATCTAAACCTAATGGAACTACTATAAGATTTACTTGATTCAAGTGCTCTTGTTTTAAGAACTTTCCATGAACATGTAATTATGTTCTGTTAGTCGCTGT from the Candidatus Bathyarchaeota archaeon A05DMB-5 genome contains:
- a CDS encoding ABC transporter permease subunit, with the protein product MRLWKAWIVAKKDISVFRKNKYILYSLIAMPLVLALPIPATIFYLSPSQIPLEVLTPIMNGMLSFFILIPAILPTIIASYSFVGEKMEKSLEPLLATPTTDNELLVGKCLAAFLPSIIATYIGSAGFVILVGIETYNRFGVILFPNWEWAVIMAFAAPLACILSVEMNVIISSRVNDVRAAQQLGGIAVLPIILIYFLAQLGIAEINVFYMLVVSSILFVADLALYYISRKVFQREEILTKWK